The genomic window CCAAaaagtatattttatttactaattaagttaaattgtattttttaattaaaaatatatctatttatatttgaattaaaaaaataaagcattaatatttattaaaatcataatgaaagaagacaaaaatattattatgttatatatGGCAATAAAATATGTTAGCATCAAAATAaagcaatattttttttatataattgggGGAAGGAAATGAAGTTGCTTGAGATTGAACCAGTTCTCGTACCTGCATAATGCTTTTGTCATTGAATCAAGAGGTTATTGACATAAACCCCTTATTAAATTAGTGTAACTtacgttttaattatttaaaaaattactaaaaattatttatttatttttacagcTTGAAAgtgttttaactttttatatttttataaatcgatAAAATTTAAACCATCACTTAGTTCTTACAtaaatttttcaatatatttgttacataaatTTTTCATCCAAATCGTTAATGTGTCATCATCTATATTACtaacatcaactcaattaaaaacttacttaaaaattatattatagccAAAACCAGGCTTCCGGACACCTAtatcttcttctttctcttaatattataatgattaaaaaagctatattatacattatatttataattttgtttttcataAACACAGTTACTctaattttattcatgttttactATATATATTAGATAATGAGGAAGAGAGTAAATCATCTGAGACATAATCTTTTGTACATCATTAATGCAGTCTCATCATCAAATTgatctgatgatgatgatgatgatttgatAGAGTTAATAATAAATGTTGTTTGTATTAGGAAAAGTTTACTGCTCTATATTTGTAAAGGTCAAGGTCCTTTTGCCAACAATTTTTTCTTTACTTACTCACAAATGTAACATGTTAGAAGTAGAAGCATCAGAGTTGGGATTTAAAtcctattttacatgaaaacattattttgaaaatttcaaatccgagaaaaaaagagaaaaatatgttttaattcaaaTATTGCAACCCATTCCTTGCAGGTAAAAATAACTGTCAGAACTGAATACCTGTAACAATatgaaaaataaacattttttataCCACAATAATTTGTACAACATACAAAACTAAGGATATACTTTTTCTTGTAAGCTACACAATATAGGGTTTAGTAACTTTATGCTTGGGAGACATAAAATGGACAACAACAAAGGatctatatataaaataaaataaaaagatctGGTCTTATTTTTGGAATACATATATATCTCTTTTGTGTTCTTCTATCCAATGATGTGTAGCTGCCCTTTATTCATTCTATGTTTTCAGATCATATGCTGCTTAATTCACTCAGTTTGAACTTGAAACTAGAGCAGAGCTTTGTTTTTAGCAATGGCGAAGCACCTCCTTCACCTGAAACTGATGTTTTACCTCTCTGCAAGCTTAGCTGGAAAGATGATTGTAGGGCAGCTATCGGGACTATATATTTAATGGAAAGAACACAAGTTGTCGTTGAGGCCAGATGAATTGAGAAATTTTTGTCTTTGGTCCTCCACATCCCACAATACACTTCCATTATCCTGAAAAAGATGTGTTGTCTACTTGTCACAATACATATGCATTTATATAGTATTTTCCttttatataaaatacaaaagtataatctttcaaatacatataaacgaactcttttaatatatatatatacaggtatAGAATACAATCTCATAAAAATCGATACAAAAAAAAGTACATATGCATGCTATAGACTGACCTGGGGGTGAGAGAAGAGAATGGGGGTTTGGCCCTGGTGTGAGGCACCTAGAAAAGGATAGTTATTAGATGGGGCAAAGGTGGCGGTAGTTGAATCAACAAAAGCTGAAGCTTGAGTGGGGTTGCATTGTTGCAGACATGGCAGTACtggtgttgttgttgatgcttcaCTGTTCActctctaaaaaaataaaatttacttatgTCAGAGACAAAGATTTTCATCAGCTAGCTTTTGTAATAAATTAATGGCTTTtacattaaaacataaataaacaaacTAAAACTATCTTCCATTTTATCCCCCTTTTTTTTACCTCTGGTTTCACCAATATTAAGGCTTCCAGGTCCACTCCGAAGTCGTAGAACATGGGACTCACAGAAGCAAGCTTCATTGACAGAAACTAAAATAcagaagaaaacaaacaaaatcattgtttatttaaatacttatatattatGGAAAAGAATTAACTGTCAGAGAGTGgttatttttaattgtatataaCCATATACCTCTACTTGATTTTGTAAGGACTGAACATAATTGATAATGTCAtccaacataagggccttcccagtTACCTATTTTCATGCAAAACACACACATGAAAGCTGTCTGAAAATGTTTCATAACTCTATGATTAGTTTGCAAGACAATTAGGATTAAAAAAAAATGAGCTGAACTAAATACCTTTTCACACCCTGGAACCAGACATTGTAATATCTTCATCCTCTCACTGATCTTCTTTCTTCTTACCTGCAATCCAGTTTGCAGAATTGGTCAATAGGAAATATACCAAGATCCTCAGTTTATGGGGTGTAAAACTAAGGGCTTGTAATGCTTGTTGATGAACCACAAGGGCTTTGGTCCCATGGTTCATCCACCCACTCCTTTTAAGACCATTTGGGCTTTGAGTTTGACCAAGAAGTAGTGGCTCAGGGTTGTCTGAACCCATCTCCAGCTTTAACCCTTAAATATTGACTAGCTATAGTATTAGTACCCTTTCAGCTAGACTGTGACTGTCGGTTGCTTGGCCCCTCCTGGCTCTTACATGAATGTAGCCCGACGGAGGCTCTTCAGGAGATTTCTTTTCACCTTTCTTGCCATTATTGCACTTCTTTTTCTCCTTGGCTTTCCCTTCTTTTGCATCCTAAacgaaataaaataatgaaaataggaTTAAAATTAGAAACCCATCACTGAAAATCCgaagaattttaatttaaagCTACCATGCAACCACCATGCATACACAATTTACGGTTTTTTAACCTTAGTTTTGAAGGTTGTCCCGTTTCTGGTCTTCCGTTTCCTGTTTCTGGGATTCACATTCTGAGTGACTTGCTCACCCTTTTCAAGCTTATCTACCACAGTGGAATCGCCACCACCGGTGCTCTGTTTCTCACCCACCGATGGCTCGTTATCACTCTGAGAAACAACCTTGGAGCAGTGATCAACACAGCTAGTTTCATGGTTGTTAGGATCAAACAGCGAGTCGTGGAAAAGCTCAGGTGAGTAATATTGAGAGAAACAATTAGAGGTTAAGTTTCCATCATCCATCATAAAGGAAGAAGCTTTGGGGGTGGGAGCCATGTTTTGCAAGAAAATATTGGGGTCAAGAATATATGAAAAGGCTGCCATAAGAGAAAATTGCAAGCTTTTTGAGTTTCTGAAGAAAGtgatgagagagagagagaggcgCAGAGTCTGAGACGAAAGTGTTGAAGAAGGGGCAGTGGGTCTATCTATGAGAAACAAAGATGCCATAGaggaagatatatatatatataaataaacatgGGGAGAGAGAGAATCAAACAAAATAAGACAGGGTCGTTAAAATTTCGAAAGTAAAATCTTTGGTTTAACTACTCATCCCCATGCAGAAGTCCCTTTGTTTACAATTTCTTTTTCAGAATTAAAGTCCCTGTATATTTGACCGGTCTTCTCTCTCCTTTATCGTTACTGCTTGCGCATCGACTGTAGCATCAGACCCATATCACCCATGCATACGCTACATGCAAATGGAGTGACCCAAGTAAAGGCTTATCACTACTTTTTGGAGACGTGAACCCGGATGAACTTTATGGTTAAACAGCTCTTAGCTATCAGGCTAATCGAGGGAATCCCCTATGATTTAACTCAAGTGCTTAAACCCCAAAAAAGgccaaaaagaaaaattacaatttctttttcattttttaaagaaaactgcGAGTTCATTGAGTTACAAATAGGAAATATATACAATTCTTTTATCACCGTCACTTAATAGATAATTTTTGTGATTATTGtttctaataatattattttcggGGTTTGAATTTGATTTATCTGTTTAAGAATGTAAAGTGTTTAACCATTGCATCAACATTTTTTGAAAACACCACTTCAATTAAAAAAGGGCTAAAAACTCtttgatttataaattaataaattttattttaagagtaattttactttttttacatGTTACATAATAAAATGATATTCAAGTCAAACTAAACTCTCATTAATTTTTAGcataaatgatttattaatatTAGATTATGACACGTCTACAATATGAGTTGAAAACAtatctaataaatttttaaagaattttaatacaaattaaatatgattttaattaaaataataaaattatataatattttaaattcaaatgatattatatgtaaatatatccttttatttttatatgaaaagataaaattatcctcgaaataatatatattattttatagaaATAATGGTaactttatgttttttataaaaaagtttcACCCCCACACATGGATGTGTTATACACCAATTTTTAATTATGATGCTggatttgatttttatttgaataataagcgaatatattcaatttattttctatatataAATTATAGTTATTCAAAGCAAACTTAATTCCATATATTATcaattttataatagaatatgaaacaaataaaaaccaaatgaGTGGTTTTAGGATCATGTGGATTCTATTCGGgccgaattcaaaaatattttaggggaatcgaaattaaattttaaattttaatagtttatatatttataaattttaaaagattaaatcaaatttttatcatttttaagatatcaaagtacaattttatttttattaatttaaaattttaaaatttttaaaagacctaaatatataattttctatTTGAAGGGGGTCGGGACacttattctattattttaatatttgatttcaaattaaatttttaaaaagaaaaaaaaaaggaaatcatatcaaaaccaaacaaaatcaaATGTTTTTCTTTCCTCGTCAATGGCCTAACTCTATGCACAGAACCTGAGTAAAATAATATGCCATAATTGCATCTATACCATCATAATAATTACAGCCAAATCGAAAAATTCGTTCATcagtgtttttctttttcttgtataTAAAAAGAGGGCATCAATGGCGAAACcgctaaaatgataaaaaaaaactttatttcaattgttaataataaagttatattttaattttttttaaaataataaaaatttaatttaatattttaaaatttataaaataataaactattaaaaatatatgattttcTGATTTCATCGAACGTAGCGTAGATAAAACAGTAAACTACATAGCACACTTCCCAGTGATATGTTCGCGTTCCGTTTGCTCCTGTTTGGTACGTAGTAGCAATTTATTTCAGTAATTGTCAGACATACTATGCTACTAACCTTTTTTATTCAGCCACTGTGAATCTGTGGTTTGGCTGTGGCACACGTTTGTGTATTATATAATATTACACAATAAAGtgagtaaaataatattttaatattaaaactttatttataaataaaaaaatcatttatacaTTGACCGATGATTTTTTATTAGTCAATccctaagtatttattttttatttaaatatttttataaaataatattttttaattatttactgataaaaataatacgagtttatttaataataaaaaatcttaTCACAAAAATATGTGTgtgaaaatcacaaatttaaaagataaaataacatATGATAGACGtataatttgaaatgaattaataataacacataaaatatttaggttaaaaaaatgaaataaaattatttattatgataTTGTTGAGATAAAGTGTTTATAtaatactaatttaattaatcgatatattattttttgaggaaataaaataaaatcatggtGTGTTGAGAAATCAACATTGTCAAGTTTTTTACTTTTCAATGTGATTAAAGAAAATGACGAACAGAATTTGATGGGATTGAAGCAACGTAAAGCATCTAAATCACACACTCGTTGCCACCGTCAAAGCTTAACATGCTATCCCATGCGCAACTTGTATCAATTGCTTCCATTTGACTTGGAATTTAAATGTTTGAGCTTTGTTGACTAATTTTTAATTTCGAATCCCAGGATTtgtttaagataaaaaaattaggataagaaaataattatttggttttatttaattagaatatttttaataaaatttgagatAAATTAGTGATTTGGACTATTGTAAAGTCCGAACAACTAACGTGACTAACGCGACTTAAACTCAACTCACATTTGGGGCGATGAACACTCTTGACCATCAAACTATCACATGAGGTTCTGTACCTTTTAGATATTATTCATGGTATTGATAATTTGAAGGTATTGCACTTGTTAGATGTGGTTGAAGAAttgatataattttaagattttatttcttgattaTGAGGTAAATTTAGAGGCactaatttatttaaacttttaaataataataaatataaaaaattaattaaattaacaatcTAATCGACTGAGGCATTAAGATtactcaaaagaaaaataaaaatccaaattaaattttacattaactaaaaaataattaaattgaatttagatTTTACATAGTTGAATTCAAATAAACCATGAGCATAAATATTTAATGTACACCCATGAACACCCTGGCCAAAACCCTGAGGGCCGACCCATATCTGTATTAGAATTATAAAGTAAGCCCAAAAATCAATCAATTCTTGATTAGGAAGAATTAATCTTCAACCCATTTTTAAAaaggataaatcttaaaattatacatcaACTTTTATTTTGTGTAATTATGCACATGATGCTTTAATTGCGATTCGAATGCATatatgaagctttaattttgatttaatcatacacatttaaataaataaattcatccatttatttttatattgcataaatataatttattcatgtatgattatataaacataaaatgatgttatatcaataattgtgttaataatttatggtaattgaattaattcaaaatatcatgtgtaaaattatataaaatcaaatttcatgtatagctatgaaatttatccttttaaaaaaaataaatgtattgtttattgtattttttatatatacgaAATTTTGACTTTTACAAGtgagattaataaaataataagtagattctgaaattaaaaaaagaatttatgtttttaccaaaaaaaaaaagaaaagaaattatgttataatttttaatctCATTTATGAATTTTGTTATTAGTGAATTAATGTATTGTATTTGatcaattgtaagttcatatatCGAGAAAAACTCGtaatttccattaaaaaaatttagaatcttCATTCATATAAGTTAGTAGTTGTGATGATAACaatgaataaaaaattcaaataagttGATGCATATAATAATTTCCGGAACTAATAACAACTGGGGAAAAGAATAGCCAAAACTATTAATCACATGACAAAGATTCTAAATAATTTGTTGATTTTAATATAAGTGAATAAAAAGATAAGAGTTTTGTTTATTCAAGTAATTACGGAGAAGAAGGTGTAATAGACAGAGAGCTAGAGCTAAGGTGCTAGGTGTTAAGATTCCCTCTCATTCAAAGAAAGCAATTTTATCATATTCTGAGAAATACAATTACACGTATTTAATACTTGCAACTGAACCTAACCAACTTCAACTAACCTACTGTAACTGAAAATACTACTAACCCTAACCGTCAACTACCACTAACTGATAACTGCTATCATTCCTAACATGCCCCGTACTTATCAACTTCTCTTTCCATCAAACTATTTCCTGTTTATGTCAACAACACAAAGCCGATCTCGAAACTTATTGAAGGCTCCTATCGACAGAGGTTTTGTTAGTATGTCTGCAGTTTGATCTGACCCAGATATATGCCCTACATGAAGTACCCCATCTGCAACCTTCTCTCTGGCAAAGAACAGATCCATTCcaacatgtttaaactttgagTGCATGACCGGATTCCCCACAACTGCAACAGCTGCTGAACTATCACACCATATCAAGGACTTCTTTGGAACTAAAATGCCTAACTCAGTCAGTAATGCCTGAATCCATACTACTTCTATAGTTACAAGAGCCACACTCCTGTATTCTGCTTCTGCTGTAGACCTGGAGATGacttgttgcttctttgaactccaggaGATTAGATTTCCTCCAAGAAATACACAGAAGCCTGAAGTTGACCTTCGATCATCCGCATCTGACCCCCAGCTTGCATCCGAATATCCTTCAAGTGAAAATCTCGACGTTCTGGTGAACTTCAAACCATAATCCAGTGTCCCTTGTAAATACCTTAGAATTCTCTTCACAGCCTTGAAATGTAGGTCCAAAGGCTTGTGCATAAACTGGCAAACTTTGTTTACTGAATACGCTATGTCTGGTCTAGTGATGACAATGTACTGTAGGGCACAAACAATACTCCTATAATGATGCTCATCCTCAACAGGATTCCCTTCATTGGCTGATAATCGGCTCGAGGTAACCATAGGTGTTGGTAAACTATTTGACCTATCCATAGAAGCTCTGTGAAGAAGGTCAGCAATGTACTTCTTTTGTGTAAGAAATACTCCTTGTGCAGTATAACTCACCTCtatgtgatacggggttgcgcgcggaccaagatcgagttgccaagtcacgagaaactcctacgaaaaccctaaacaattagatctgaaacgaaacagaaaattaaaagattagatttttgaattttcagatctgaaataaaatccccaaatcagcaaagaatcaaattgagaatagaaataagtgttagggttcttgaaaccctcaaggagattgtgattctgcccaattgaacaccaagatagttttccccaaatttcgacgatctaatttcacccaaaaagagtatgaaaaaaccctagaaattggggatttttgggctgattccttaagatagaaaaaggctgaaaacacaataagaacagaaaatagattagataatgattcagcacaagtagaaataaagaaagaattgacagtaagaaattaaaagataagtcctaagaagccttgaaatctcgaaagatctcacaactcccttcaaacggctctaatctcccctccaaagaatatcaatggcaagaagaaggttgaagatggctcccacaatcaaaaagattgttaaaacaacttctaaagaaaactcaagagaaaatccttgaagaactcaaagagaattttcactcaaatcaaatctgaaattttcaatgtaattgtaatgtaatgtagggtggctggc from Gossypium hirsutum isolate 1008001.06 chromosome D12, Gossypium_hirsutum_v2.1, whole genome shotgun sequence includes these protein-coding regions:
- the LOC107946607 gene encoding transcription factor bHLH137; its protein translation is MASLFLIDRPTAPSSTLSSQTLRLSLSLITFFRNSKSLQFSLMAAFSYILDPNIFLQNMAPTPKASSFMMDDGNLTSNCFSQYYSPELFHDSLFDPNNHETSCVDHCSKVVSQSDNEPSVGEKQSTGGGDSTVVDKLEKGEQVTQNVNPRNRKRKTRNGTTFKTKDAKEGKAKEKKKCNNGKKGEKKSPEEPPSGYIHVRARRGQATDSHSLAERVRRKKISERMKILQCLVPGCEKVTGKALMLDDIINYVQSLQNQVEFLSMKLASVSPMFYDFGVDLEALILVKPERVNSEASTTTPVLPCLQQCNPTQASAFVDSTTATFAPSNNYPFLGASHQGQTPILFSHPQDNGSVLWDVEDQRQKFLNSSGLNDNLCSFH